One segment of Natronosalvus halobius DNA contains the following:
- a CDS encoding proteasome assembly chaperone family protein — protein MSEIRRQGPEAELEDPVLVEGFPGIGLVGKIATDHLIDQLDMRYYASVHCDGLPRIGIYRGGSTTIQPPVRLYVSEAEDVIALQSDVPISTQALESVAGCLTSWAVDHDATPVYLSGLPSQRDDPPKLFGVTTGDANAVDTYGIDSPTEDGVISGPTGALLNRAAELGTDSFGLVVECSPQFPDPEAASILLEDGICPIADVELDVEALIDRAGEIQEQRQAFAERMREVESAESTQAQPLRMYQ, from the coding sequence ATGTCAGAGATCCGTAGACAGGGGCCGGAAGCCGAACTCGAGGACCCAGTGCTCGTCGAAGGGTTTCCCGGCATCGGTCTCGTCGGGAAAATCGCAACCGACCACCTGATCGACCAGCTCGACATGCGCTACTACGCGAGCGTTCACTGCGACGGACTCCCGCGAATCGGGATCTACCGCGGCGGATCAACGACCATCCAGCCGCCCGTCCGACTCTACGTCAGCGAGGCCGAGGACGTCATCGCGCTCCAGAGCGACGTTCCCATCAGCACGCAGGCGCTCGAGTCGGTCGCCGGCTGTCTGACAAGCTGGGCGGTCGACCACGACGCGACGCCGGTGTACCTCAGCGGCCTGCCCTCCCAGCGTGACGACCCGCCCAAACTATTCGGCGTCACGACCGGCGACGCCAACGCCGTCGACACCTACGGCATCGATAGCCCGACAGAGGACGGCGTCATCAGCGGTCCGACCGGCGCCCTGCTCAACCGGGCGGCCGAACTCGGGACCGATTCGTTCGGCCTCGTCGTCGAGTGCAGCCCGCAGTTCCCCGATCCCGAAGCGGCGAGCATCCTCCTGGAGGACGGCATCTGTCCCATCGCCGATGTCGAACTCGACGTCGAGGCGTTGATCGATCGAGCGGGGGAGATCCAGGAACAGCGCCAGGCGTTCGCCGAACGGATGCGCGAGGTCGAATCCGCCGAGAGCACGCAGGCCCAGCCGTTGCGGATGTATCAGTAA
- a CDS encoding DUF7122 family protein: MADDLEMNVGQQFDRLPATDADRTVEGRASREAVLEYFGDRFGIPPETFEEHTFWEKGAGKIWIYSGESPSPAEIEALGMTCLRTRQDHWKPTTDFVQRFGRHATRCVVDLSDAEATRFADGEDQSLEWDGDWGYLIAAHDVDGDREPIGVGLYLHDELRSMIPKGRRRSL, translated from the coding sequence ATGGCCGACGACCTCGAGATGAACGTCGGTCAGCAGTTCGATCGGCTCCCGGCGACGGACGCCGACCGAACTGTCGAGGGCCGGGCCTCGCGCGAAGCGGTGCTCGAGTACTTCGGGGACCGCTTTGGCATCCCGCCAGAGACGTTCGAGGAACACACGTTCTGGGAGAAAGGGGCCGGGAAAATCTGGATCTATAGCGGGGAGAGCCCGTCACCGGCCGAAATCGAGGCCCTCGGGATGACCTGCCTGCGAACGCGACAGGACCACTGGAAGCCGACGACGGATTTCGTCCAGCGGTTCGGACGGCACGCCACTCGGTGTGTCGTCGACCTCTCGGATGCGGAAGCGACCCGGTTCGCCGACGGCGAAGACCAGTCCCTCGAGTGGGACGGCGACTGGGGCTATCTAATCGCCGCACACGACGTCGACGGCGACCGCGAGCCAATCGGTGTCGGCCTCTACCTGCACGACGAGCTCAGGTCGATGATTCCGAAGGGAAGACGGCGGTCGCTCTGA
- a CDS encoding RsmB/NOP family class I SAM-dependent RNA methyltransferase: MEPLERYRPIVDDFEAFQAACGRPLGIAVRVNTIKASVERAIATLEHDDIEYEQAAWNPRVLRLETDSPGSTWASFHGFVHTQEEVSAVPPVVLDPDPGETVFDACAAPGGKATQLAALMDDRGTVVANDSNLGRLSALRFNAERLGATSLAVTHQDARNFSFAPLAVDQFDHALVDAPCSCEGTIRKNPTTLEEWSEDHVHSVAGIQKGILRRAVQATQPGGTVVYSTCTFAPEENEAVVQHVLDAEDCRVVDVDLDPDLEYAPGVTEWNDETYDPSLERAIRIYPHHNDTGGFFVAKLEVGA; the protein is encoded by the coding sequence ATGGAGCCACTCGAGCGGTACCGGCCGATCGTCGACGACTTCGAGGCGTTTCAGGCAGCCTGCGGACGGCCGCTCGGAATCGCCGTCCGGGTGAACACGATCAAGGCCTCCGTGGAGCGAGCGATAGCGACCCTCGAGCACGACGACATCGAGTACGAACAGGCCGCGTGGAATCCGCGGGTACTCCGCCTCGAGACCGACTCGCCAGGGTCGACGTGGGCCTCGTTTCACGGGTTCGTCCACACCCAGGAGGAGGTCTCCGCGGTGCCGCCCGTCGTCCTGGACCCCGACCCAGGCGAGACCGTGTTCGACGCCTGCGCGGCCCCCGGCGGCAAGGCGACCCAGCTGGCCGCGCTGATGGACGACCGGGGCACAGTCGTCGCCAACGACAGCAACCTCGGTCGCCTCTCAGCGCTTCGATTCAATGCCGAGCGTCTCGGCGCGACATCGCTGGCGGTCACCCACCAGGACGCGCGAAATTTTTCGTTCGCGCCGCTGGCCGTCGACCAGTTCGATCACGCACTCGTCGACGCCCCCTGTTCGTGTGAGGGGACGATTCGCAAGAACCCGACGACGCTCGAGGAGTGGTCCGAGGACCACGTCCACTCGGTGGCGGGCATTCAGAAGGGTATTCTCCGGCGAGCGGTGCAGGCGACCCAGCCGGGCGGCACCGTGGTCTACTCGACGTGTACGTTCGCGCCGGAGGAGAACGAAGCGGTCGTTCAGCACGTCCTGGATGCCGAGGACTGTCGCGTCGTCGACGTGGATCTCGACCCTGACCTCGAGTATGCCCCCGGCGTCACCGAGTGGAACGACGAGACCTACGACCCGAGCCTCGAACGGGCGATCCGCATCTATCCGCACCACAACGACACCGGCGGCTTTTTCGTCGCGAAACTGGAGGTGGGCGCCTGA
- a CDS encoding ubiquitin-like small modifier protein 1 gives MQLECVFFGPFREDTGETTTEWDTDGETVRDLLVELEAAYPVLEGRLLDGDEESLAGKTVVTKNKRDVRHLDGLETELQDGDVYRLVPSVYGG, from the coding sequence GTGCAACTCGAGTGTGTCTTCTTCGGGCCGTTTCGCGAGGACACCGGCGAAACGACGACCGAGTGGGACACGGACGGCGAGACCGTCCGCGACCTGCTCGTCGAACTCGAGGCCGCCTATCCGGTGCTCGAGGGCCGCCTGCTCGACGGCGACGAGGAGTCACTCGCCGGAAAGACGGTCGTGACGAAGAACAAGCGAGACGTCAGACACCTCGACGGCCTCGAGACGGAACTCCAGGACGGCGACGTGTATCGGCTCGTGCCGTCGGTGTACGGCGGTTGA
- a CDS encoding HalOD1 output domain-containing protein — MTETSSPQIRSGTTESYSVQFDRLDDEPLSVTVADAVATFTGLDVTELDPLHYAIDADALERLFEPRAEGLRSDGTVSFAYNECLVTVSAGGEINVEPLDN; from the coding sequence ATGACTGAAACATCTTCGCCACAAATTCGTTCTGGAACGACTGAATCGTACTCGGTTCAATTCGACCGACTCGACGACGAACCGCTGAGCGTCACCGTCGCCGACGCTGTAGCAACGTTTACCGGACTCGACGTTACGGAACTCGACCCGCTTCACTATGCTATCGACGCCGACGCGCTCGAGCGCCTCTTCGAGCCGCGCGCGGAGGGCCTTCGATCCGACGGCACGGTCTCGTTTGCCTACAACGAGTGTCTCGTGACTGTCTCCGCTGGCGGCGAAATCAACGTCGAGCCACTCGATAACTGA
- a CDS encoding aldehyde ferredoxin oxidoreductase C-terminal domain-containing protein, which translates to MRHARGPLLTVDVSDRTATTTDIDDVLERTIGGRATATALAHDRIPFDADPFGPENRAYLSTGPLQQSRMSFTGRMNMTGLSPLTDGLVSTNAGGYLSRNFAGTGISVLEVVGESDELLAVHVTDGANGVEVEFEAVPELENALVPEISEYVADTRDLGPEHCIAIGPAGENLVRFASVMTFDSRAFGRGGLGAVLGSKNVKCVTFEGDSAPDIEFPPVQMDVHREAAESDDLMKRQGTTGGTEFINDNFSLPTRYFQDYEFEHVADIGGNAVEEKKYKRAACSACAYGCKLPTRDEETGLETEGPEFETVYSFGSLQGMGDVVDVMKGNELCDTLGMDTISAGVTVAAYLESEDAFGDADLAHEITERIAYRDGIGDVLAEGVHRCHEELGVDDYTVKGMEFAAHDGRVLHGQGLSYAVANRGGDHMYASMLSLEYSGELDPEGTLGKAETLVDEENSSAFRDTGIVCAFGDDYVTDERLEELFDADYEDLMAVGARTVERERHFNNQRGFGVEDDRTPYDLPDLEAAVDEYYEARGWNDDGTVPTGRVDSVVPSAD; encoded by the coding sequence ATGCGCCACGCACGGGGTCCCCTGCTCACGGTCGACGTGAGCGACCGGACCGCAACCACGACCGACATCGACGATGTGCTCGAACGAACCATTGGCGGTCGCGCGACGGCCACCGCCCTCGCACACGACCGCATCCCGTTCGACGCCGATCCGTTCGGCCCGGAGAATCGCGCCTACCTCTCGACGGGGCCGCTCCAGCAGAGCCGGATGTCCTTCACCGGCCGGATGAACATGACCGGGCTCTCACCGCTGACAGATGGCCTGGTTTCAACCAACGCCGGCGGCTACCTCTCCCGGAACTTCGCAGGAACTGGCATCAGCGTCCTGGAGGTCGTCGGTGAGAGCGACGAGTTGCTCGCAGTACACGTCACGGACGGCGCCAACGGTGTCGAAGTCGAGTTCGAAGCAGTACCCGAACTCGAGAACGCACTCGTCCCCGAAATTTCCGAGTACGTGGCCGACACCCGGGACCTCGGCCCCGAACACTGCATCGCCATCGGCCCTGCCGGCGAGAACCTCGTGCGCTTCGCGAGCGTGATGACATTCGACTCGCGAGCGTTCGGTCGAGGTGGGCTCGGGGCCGTTCTGGGGTCGAAGAACGTCAAGTGCGTCACCTTCGAGGGCGATTCCGCACCCGACATCGAGTTCCCGCCGGTCCAGATGGACGTCCACCGCGAGGCCGCCGAGTCCGACGACCTGATGAAACGCCAGGGGACGACCGGCGGCACCGAGTTCATCAACGACAACTTCTCCCTGCCGACACGGTACTTCCAGGACTACGAGTTCGAACACGTGGCTGACATCGGCGGCAACGCCGTCGAGGAGAAGAAGTACAAGCGCGCGGCCTGCTCGGCCTGTGCCTACGGCTGTAAACTCCCGACCAGGGACGAAGAGACGGGCCTCGAGACCGAGGGCCCGGAATTCGAGACGGTCTACTCCTTTGGCTCCCTGCAGGGGATGGGCGACGTCGTCGACGTGATGAAGGGGAACGAACTCTGTGACACGCTGGGGATGGACACCATCTCCGCCGGCGTGACGGTCGCCGCTTACCTCGAGAGCGAGGACGCCTTCGGCGACGCGGATCTCGCCCACGAGATCACCGAACGAATCGCCTACCGCGACGGCATCGGTGACGTACTCGCCGAGGGCGTCCACCGCTGTCACGAGGAGCTGGGGGTCGACGACTACACCGTCAAGGGAATGGAGTTCGCCGCCCACGACGGGCGCGTCCTCCACGGACAGGGACTCTCCTACGCCGTTGCCAACCGCGGCGGGGACCACATGTACGCCAGCATGCTGAGCCTCGAGTACAGCGGCGAACTCGACCCGGAGGGCACGCTCGGCAAGGCCGAGACGCTGGTCGACGAGGAGAACTCGTCGGCGTTTCGCGACACGGGAATCGTCTGCGCGTTCGGCGACGACTACGTGACCGACGAGCGACTCGAGGAACTGTTCGACGCCGACTACGAGGACCTCATGGCCGTCGGCGCTCGCACGGTCGAGCGGGAACGTCACTTCAACAACCAGCGCGGGTTCGGCGTCGAGGACGACCGAACTCCCTACGATCTGCCGGACCTCGAGGCCGCGGTGGATGAGTACTACGAGGCTCGTGGCTGGAACGACGACGGGACAGTTCCGACGGGGCGAGTCGATTCGGTCGTTCCCTCCGCGGACTGA
- a CDS encoding PAS domain-containing protein — translation MRHAMEAASGTVLAVGSASWIEALASPAETAAKRSQSSEDGSQRANPSVTVYGPVSAVEERPPELESLEVVDCVLTDDVGTVSAASAALEDVPVVVGPPADRSTVSDSSRNHDGDPLAAHLESALDAGAIDVVDVTTANHPGLLRRRLATVLERQRATAAAAEVDTWCQTLIEKSQSLFLVLDDGGRVTFAGPSTPHIVGVDPDALVDHPLDERIHYDDRDSFYRAFEAVREADAGTSKTCEYRYRHADETWRVHEAVLTNRLEDSAVDGVVVSTRDITAYRRVERELSESFDRVTDAFFSLDTNGNFTYLNERAEELLETSKEAILGESFVDVFPEAEGGDFQREAIAALQSQEARTIESYYEPFDRWIEARMYPSPTGLSIYFRDVSRRVRRERALVERSERLQVLVENVPVILFVIDDDGTFTLSEGRGLERIGLDPGSVVGQSIYDVYAEHPPVVGDVNRALGGESVHSFQRIKGRIFETWYRPVVTGGTVERIIGIGVDVTERRQYDETLNTLYEATQHLLTVESKQTACEYIVDVATDVLNLENVVVFRFDDRENELVPAAYTTDLLTDIGLPPRFGPDDSISWQTFVDGETKVFDDIRTSPHVFDDDTAVRSGLFVPLGEHGVLATLSTDEGQFTDETVDLAQVFGATAEAALDRISRTQRLHEREQELKRQNEHLERLNEASSLREEIESLLLRASSRDEIETGLCDRLTDLEDCSYVWIGEPDPGGNEILARHEAGYGRGYLESVTVTAVDDPAAEPAGRTARTLEPTNVDNVAQDLRHGAWRTEALSRDFQSVYAVALVYDDFLYGILTLYSTDRTGFDEPIRSVLDDLGETVAYAINAVQRKQALLGGATTEVELEVTTETPLTALSRVANARVELEGIIQQEDGTSTVFANVDSDVEPDVLDSIETVTDGTVISRTDDRTVIQLELTEPFLAAIVDGHGGLLRSFTAHPDTGTRTTLEIPNSVAVREVLAEMNRRGLSASMVARRERSGENERLAGDPRTRERDQFLSLLTDRQREVVQTAYHGGFFEWPRETTGEELAGSLGISSPAFHNHVRSVERKLFTAVFDHEWSRVN, via the coding sequence ATGCGTCACGCGATGGAAGCGGCGTCGGGAACCGTCCTGGCAGTCGGTTCTGCGTCCTGGATCGAGGCGCTCGCTAGCCCCGCCGAAACGGCGGCCAAGCGGTCGCAGTCGAGCGAAGACGGGAGCCAGCGAGCCAATCCCTCCGTTACCGTCTACGGCCCGGTTTCGGCCGTCGAAGAGCGGCCGCCAGAACTCGAGTCGCTCGAGGTAGTCGACTGCGTACTCACCGACGACGTGGGTACTGTTTCGGCCGCCTCCGCAGCACTCGAGGACGTGCCCGTGGTCGTCGGTCCGCCAGCCGATCGATCGACCGTCTCTGATTCCAGTCGAAACCACGACGGCGACCCGCTGGCAGCACACCTCGAGTCCGCCCTCGACGCCGGTGCGATCGACGTCGTCGACGTCACGACGGCAAACCATCCCGGTCTGCTCCGACGACGGCTCGCGACCGTTCTCGAGCGTCAGCGAGCGACGGCGGCCGCAGCGGAAGTGGACACCTGGTGCCAGACGTTGATCGAAAAGTCCCAGTCACTATTCCTGGTCCTGGACGACGGCGGGCGAGTAACCTTCGCCGGGCCGTCCACGCCTCACATCGTCGGTGTCGACCCCGATGCACTCGTCGACCACCCCCTCGACGAACGGATTCACTACGACGACCGCGATTCGTTCTACCGGGCGTTCGAGGCCGTTCGCGAGGCAGACGCCGGTACGTCGAAAACGTGTGAGTACCGGTATCGACACGCCGACGAAACCTGGCGCGTTCACGAGGCGGTCCTCACGAATCGGCTCGAGGACTCGGCCGTGGACGGTGTCGTCGTTTCGACGCGCGACATTACGGCCTACCGGCGGGTCGAACGTGAGTTGAGCGAGTCGTTCGACCGCGTCACCGACGCGTTCTTTTCCCTCGATACGAACGGGAACTTCACGTACCTCAACGAGAGAGCCGAAGAGCTCCTCGAGACGTCGAAAGAGGCGATCCTGGGGGAGTCGTTCGTCGATGTCTTTCCAGAGGCCGAAGGCGGCGACTTCCAGCGAGAGGCGATTGCGGCCCTGCAATCACAGGAAGCGCGAACGATCGAGAGCTACTACGAACCGTTCGATCGGTGGATCGAAGCCCGGATGTACCCGTCACCGACGGGGCTGTCGATTTACTTCAGAGACGTGTCGAGACGAGTCCGGCGTGAACGCGCGCTCGTCGAGCGGTCCGAACGGCTCCAGGTACTGGTCGAAAACGTCCCCGTCATCCTGTTCGTCATCGACGATGACGGAACGTTCACCCTCTCGGAGGGACGTGGCCTCGAGCGAATCGGACTCGATCCCGGGTCGGTCGTCGGCCAGTCGATATACGACGTGTACGCGGAGCACCCACCGGTCGTCGGCGACGTCAACCGAGCGCTCGGCGGTGAATCGGTCCACAGCTTCCAGCGGATCAAAGGTCGAATCTTCGAGACATGGTACCGGCCGGTGGTCACCGGTGGAACGGTCGAACGGATCATCGGAATCGGCGTCGACGTCACCGAGCGACGGCAGTACGACGAGACGCTCAACACGCTGTACGAAGCGACCCAACACCTGCTGACGGTCGAATCGAAACAGACCGCCTGTGAGTACATCGTCGACGTCGCCACCGACGTACTGAACCTGGAAAACGTCGTCGTGTTCCGGTTCGACGACCGAGAGAACGAACTCGTTCCGGCCGCGTACACGACGGACCTCCTGACCGATATCGGCTTGCCGCCCCGGTTCGGGCCCGACGACAGCATCTCCTGGCAGACGTTCGTCGACGGCGAAACGAAGGTCTTCGACGACATTCGAACGTCGCCACACGTCTTCGACGACGATACCGCCGTCAGAAGCGGACTCTTCGTCCCACTCGGTGAACACGGCGTGCTGGCAACGCTGTCGACCGATGAGGGCCAGTTCACCGACGAGACGGTCGACCTCGCGCAGGTGTTCGGCGCGACCGCCGAAGCCGCCCTCGATCGGATCAGTCGAACCCAGCGACTCCACGAACGCGAACAGGAGCTCAAACGCCAGAACGAGCATCTCGAGCGCCTGAACGAGGCGAGTTCCCTCCGCGAAGAGATCGAGTCACTCCTGCTGCGCGCGAGTTCGAGGGACGAAATCGAGACCGGGCTCTGCGACCGGCTCACGGACCTCGAGGACTGTTCGTACGTCTGGATCGGCGAACCAGACCCCGGCGGCAACGAGATACTGGCGCGCCATGAAGCCGGATACGGCCGCGGTTATCTCGAGTCGGTGACGGTGACGGCCGTCGACGACCCGGCCGCCGAACCGGCTGGTCGAACCGCTCGCACGCTCGAACCGACGAACGTCGACAACGTCGCCCAGGACCTCCGTCACGGCGCCTGGCGAACCGAAGCCCTCTCGCGGGACTTCCAGAGCGTCTACGCCGTGGCACTCGTCTACGACGACTTCCTGTACGGCATCTTGACACTCTACAGTACGGATCGAACGGGCTTCGACGAACCCATCCGGTCCGTCCTGGACGACCTCGGCGAGACCGTCGCCTACGCGATCAACGCCGTTCAGCGAAAACAGGCGCTCCTGGGCGGTGCAACTACCGAAGTCGAACTCGAGGTGACGACCGAGACGCCGCTGACAGCTCTCTCCCGCGTCGCGAACGCCCGCGTCGAACTCGAGGGGATTATTCAACAGGAAGACGGCACATCGACCGTCTTCGCGAACGTCGATAGCGACGTCGAACCCGACGTCCTGGACTCGATCGAGACGGTCACCGACGGGACCGTCATCAGTCGAACCGACGACCGAACAGTGATCCAGCTCGAACTGACGGAACCGTTCCTTGCCGCCATCGTCGACGGCCACGGCGGCTTGCTTCGATCGTTTACGGCTCACCCCGACACGGGAACGCGAACGACGCTGGAGATACCGAACTCCGTCGCCGTCCGAGAAGTTCTCGCGGAGATGAACCGACGAGGGCTCTCGGCGTCGATGGTCGCCCGTCGGGAGCGGTCGGGCGAGAACGAACGGTTGGCGGGGGACCCGAGGACGCGCGAGCGCGATCAGTTCCTGTCGTTGTTGACCGATCGCCAGCGAGAAGTCGTTCAGACCGCCTATCACGGCGGCTTCTTCGAGTGGCCGCGAGAGACCACGGGCGAGGAACTCGCTGGGTCGCTCGGCATCTCGTCACCGGCCTTCCACAACCACGTACGATCGGTCGAACGAAAGCTCTTCACCGCCGTCTTCGATCACGAGTGGAGCAGGGTTAACTGA
- a CDS encoding short-chain fatty acid transporter: protein MATRDNGASGGTNRGGDSKPGLFERVGKELADVVERWMPSPFLFAIILSYIVFVAGIVFEGSDPLEMTTYWFEGFWAFLAFAMQMTLILMTGFVLAYHPRVNALLKRLTQLPSSGKQAVVLVGVFSMAVAWIHWGFSLILGAIFAREMGKTAHRNGMPVHYPLLCVAGYMGLGLTWHWGLSASAPLLLNTPENEFIEGGYIDGIVPASETIFSSYALLLTVSSIVVAAAFLYLLAPGAGRTRSITEFVDEKNLFDESGAGSDTVPDGGIDTYETPAEKIDNSRLLGGLIALGGVVMVGYLLATEGLNAWNLNLVNFAFLFAGLLVFLRPAYYRERFGEAAEAAAGIILLFPFFAGIQGMMNASGLSSSIAEGLFAISEPATFPIVAWIAGGIVNLFVPSGGGEWIVLGPSVVEAAQGHGVPVGQATIAYAVGDAHTNLFNPFWALPLLAITGIKAREMFGYAIAMMLLLTPFLALALTFIPY from the coding sequence ATGGCAACACGAGACAATGGTGCCAGCGGAGGGACGAATCGTGGTGGCGACTCGAAACCAGGACTCTTCGAACGGGTCGGAAAAGAGCTCGCAGACGTCGTCGAACGATGGATGCCGAGTCCGTTTCTGTTTGCGATCATCCTGTCGTACATCGTATTCGTCGCCGGAATCGTTTTCGAGGGATCCGATCCGCTCGAGATGACCACCTACTGGTTCGAGGGATTCTGGGCGTTCCTCGCGTTCGCGATGCAGATGACGCTCATCCTGATGACGGGCTTCGTGCTCGCGTATCACCCACGAGTGAACGCGTTGCTCAAACGCTTGACCCAGCTTCCGAGTTCCGGGAAACAGGCCGTCGTCCTGGTGGGCGTCTTCTCGATGGCCGTGGCGTGGATTCACTGGGGGTTCAGCCTCATCCTCGGGGCGATTTTCGCTCGAGAGATGGGAAAGACAGCCCATCGGAACGGAATGCCGGTTCACTACCCGCTGCTGTGTGTCGCCGGGTACATGGGCCTCGGCCTGACCTGGCACTGGGGGCTATCGGCGTCGGCGCCGCTGTTGCTCAACACCCCTGAAAATGAGTTCATCGAGGGAGGCTACATCGACGGAATCGTCCCGGCCAGCGAGACAATCTTCAGTAGCTACGCCCTCTTGCTGACGGTTTCCTCGATCGTGGTCGCTGCTGCGTTCTTGTACCTGCTCGCGCCGGGGGCGGGGCGGACGCGCTCGATTACGGAATTCGTCGACGAGAAGAACCTGTTCGACGAGTCGGGGGCCGGTAGCGACACCGTTCCCGACGGCGGCATCGACACGTACGAGACGCCGGCCGAAAAAATCGACAACAGTCGACTCCTCGGCGGACTGATCGCTCTCGGTGGCGTAGTCATGGTCGGCTACCTCCTCGCGACCGAGGGCCTCAATGCCTGGAATCTCAATCTCGTGAACTTCGCGTTCCTGTTCGCTGGCTTGCTCGTCTTCCTGCGCCCCGCCTACTATCGCGAACGGTTCGGCGAGGCGGCGGAGGCCGCCGCCGGTATCATCCTGCTGTTCCCGTTCTTCGCCGGTATCCAGGGGATGATGAACGCCTCCGGGCTCTCCTCTTCGATCGCCGAGGGACTGTTCGCTATCTCGGAGCCGGCGACGTTCCCGATCGTCGCCTGGATTGCCGGCGGCATCGTCAACCTGTTCGTGCCCTCCGGCGGCGGCGAGTGGATCGTCCTCGGTCCTTCGGTCGTCGAGGCGGCACAGGGTCACGGCGTTCCCGTCGGGCAGGCCACCATCGCCTACGCGGTCGGCGACGCGCACACGAACCTGTTCAACCCGTTCTGGGCGCTCCCACTGCTCGCGATCACGGGGATCAAGGCGCGAGAGATGTTCGGCTACGCGATTGCGATGATGCTTCTGCTCACGCCGTTCCTCGCGCTCGCGCTTACGTTCATCCCGTACTGA